A single Haloglycomyces albus DSM 45210 DNA region contains:
- the rplA gene encoding 50S ribosomal protein L1: protein MKRGKKYSDLAKKVEKNQQYTPDEAIQLAKDTNPAKFDATVEVALRLGVDPRQADQLVRGTVSLPNGTGKNVRVIAFTEGQSAEAATEAGADEVGSDELVKRIQEGWLDFDAAVATPDQMAKIGRIARILGPRGLMPNPKTGTVTPDVAKAVKEIKAGKITFRVDKHANLHFIIGKTSFPNEQLLENYQAALDEVLRLKPSSSKGVYLKRAAVTTTMGPGIQMTTK from the coding sequence ATGAAGCGCGGAAAGAAATACTCCGACCTCGCTAAGAAGGTCGAAAAAAATCAGCAGTACACGCCGGATGAGGCGATTCAGCTGGCCAAAGACACCAACCCGGCGAAATTCGACGCGACCGTCGAGGTCGCCCTGCGTCTCGGGGTGGATCCCCGTCAGGCCGATCAGCTGGTTCGCGGTACGGTCTCCCTTCCCAATGGAACGGGTAAGAACGTACGCGTCATCGCCTTCACCGAAGGGCAGTCCGCCGAGGCCGCCACTGAGGCCGGTGCCGACGAGGTCGGTTCGGACGAATTGGTCAAGCGGATTCAGGAGGGCTGGCTGGACTTCGACGCCGCCGTCGCCACTCCCGATCAGATGGCCAAAATCGGTCGTATCGCGCGCATCCTGGGGCCGCGCGGTCTGATGCCGAACCCGAAGACCGGCACCGTCACGCCCGACGTGGCCAAAGCGGTCAAAGAGATCAAGGCGGGAAAGATCACCTTCCGGGTGGACAAGCACGCCAACCTGCACTTCATCATCGGGAAGACCTCGTTCCCCAATGAACAGCTGCTGGAGAACTACCAGGCCGCGCTCGACGAAGTGCTGCGTTTGAAGCCTTCCAGCTCGAAGGGTGTCTACCTGAAGCGGGCAGCCGTCACCACGACGATGGGACCCGGAATTCAGATGACGACCAAGTAG
- the rplJ gene encoding 50S ribosomal protein L10, translating into MAEREYPADKQAAIAELTEGFNNANAAVLTEYRGLSVAQLQELRRSLGEGASYRVAKNTLAKRAANAAGVTDLDDLFVGPTAITFIEGDPVEAAKGLREFAKSNEALVIKGGVMDGDVLTVDQITKLADLESREVLLSKMAGALKGGMQKAAGLFAAPASQVARLGGALRDKKEAAGE; encoded by the coding sequence ATGGCTGAGAGGGAATACCCCGCAGACAAGCAGGCCGCTATCGCCGAGCTGACCGAGGGCTTCAACAACGCCAATGCCGCAGTGCTCACCGAGTACCGCGGACTGTCCGTTGCCCAGCTCCAAGAGCTTCGGCGTTCCCTGGGCGAGGGTGCCAGCTACCGTGTAGCTAAAAACACCCTGGCCAAGCGCGCTGCCAATGCCGCTGGTGTGACCGATTTGGACGACCTGTTCGTCGGTCCGACCGCCATCACCTTCATCGAGGGTGACCCGGTAGAGGCTGCCAAGGGACTGCGCGAATTCGCCAAGTCCAATGAAGCCCTTGTCATCAAAGGCGGAGTCATGGACGGAGACGTCCTGACCGTCGATCAAATCACGAAGCTGGCCGATCTGGAAAGCCGCGAGGTTTTGCTGTCCAAGATGGCTGGCGCGCTCAAGGGTGGAATGCAGAAGGCCGCTGGTCTCTTTGCCGCTCCCGCTTCGCAAGTGGCCCGCCTCGGTGGCGCTCTTCGCGACAAAAAAGAAGCTGCCGGCGAGTAA
- the rplL gene encoding 50S ribosomal protein L7/L12, which translates to MAKLSTEELLEQFEGMTLLELSEFVKAFEDKFDVSAAAPVAAVAAGAPAGGGEEAAAEKTEFDVVLESAGDSKIKVIKEVRGLTGLGLKEAKELVEGAPKAVLEAANKEDADKAKEALEGAGAEVALK; encoded by the coding sequence ATGGCTAAACTATCGACTGAAGAACTGCTTGAGCAATTCGAGGGCATGACCCTGCTGGAACTGTCCGAATTCGTCAAGGCCTTCGAAGACAAATTCGACGTCTCGGCCGCCGCTCCCGTGGCTGCCGTCGCTGCCGGTGCTCCCGCCGGCGGTGGCGAAGAAGCCGCTGCTGAGAAGACCGAGTTCGATGTTGTTCTCGAGTCCGCCGGCGACTCCAAGATCAAGGTCATCAAGGAAGTCCGTGGACTCACCGGCCTGGGCCTCAAAGAGGCCAAGGAACTGGTTGAGGGTGCGCCCAAGGCCGTTCTGGAAGCCGCCAACAAGGAAGACGCTGACAAGGCCAAGGAGGCCCTCGAGGGCGCCGGTGCCGAGGTTGCTCTGAAGTAA
- a CDS encoding DNA-directed RNA polymerase subunit beta': MLDVNFFDKLKIGLATAEDIRQWSHGEVKKPETINYRTLKPEKDGLFCEKIFGPTRDWECYCGKYKRIRYKGIICERCGVEVTRSKVRRERMGHIELAAPVTHIWYFKGVPSRLGYLLDLAPKDLEKIIYFAAFVITEVDEEARQRDLPTLENEIVAEKRAMEKQRDEAIANRGSQLEADMAELESEGARADVRRKTKDAGEREMRQIRDKAQREIDRLDEVMDMFRKLEVRQLVGDDMLYRELDLRFGEYFKGGMGAEAIYSLLERLDLDAEAESLRDVIATGKGQKKLRALKRLKVVASFQATGNSPLGMVLDSVPVIPPELRPMVQLDGGRFATADLNDLYRRVINRNNRLKRLIDLGAPEIIVANEKRMLQESVDALFDNGRRGRPVTGPGNRPLKSLSDMLKGKQGRFRQNLLGKRVDYSGRSVIVVGPQLKLHQCGLPKQMALELFKPFVMKRLVDLNHAQNIKSAKRMVERARPVVWDVLEEVIAEHPVMLNRAPTLHRLGIQAFEPQLVEGKAIQLHPLVCTAFNADFDGDQMAVHVPLSAEAQAEARILMLASNNILKPSDGKPVALPTQDQIIGLYYLSHQEDEATGAGRAFASVSEAIMAYDRGELNIQAPVKIRLTELPGVDNGPAEEWQAPEDWQPGLPAVVSTTLGRVFLNDCLPPNFRFINYEIRKGQLSDVIYDLSEHYSKVELGACLDALKTYGFKWAGWSGVTIGIDDVVPPAHKEEILGRYDADAAKIDKQYNRGLMTAEERRGELTEIWTKATSEVMDDLDKTLTTDNPLWQMINSGARGNMLQLRQIAGIRGLVANPKGEIIPTPIKSSLREGLTVLEYFISTHGSRKGLADTALRTADSGYLTRRLVDVSQDVIVREEDCGTDRGQEFEIATEIDGKVIPSEINEISVDARSLATDATADGQVVLPRNSAVTNDRIAEMIAGGVKKVKVRSVLTCESRQGVCALCYGRSMPTGTKVDLGEAVGIIAAQSIGEPGTQLTMRTFHTGGVAGDDITQGLPRVAEVFEARIPKGKAPIAESSGTVRIEDAEKSRKIVITPDDGSEEVVVDKVPRRLRLRYHDGDHVTVGEKLVEGAIDPHELLRVLGPRQVQRHLVEEIQNVYRSQGVQIHDKHIEIIVRQMIKRITIIDSGTSEFLPGSLVDRLEFNEVNRSLIENGGEPASGRPQLMGITKASLATESWLSAASFQETTRVLTEAAISGKSDALMGLKENVILGKLIPAGTGLPHYRNVSVEPSAEAKAAVYSLGGYEDNAAPTFSYGGGAAVSLEDSYDLGTY, encoded by the coding sequence GTGCTCGACGTCAACTTCTTCGATAAGTTGAAGATCGGTCTGGCGACCGCCGAGGACATTCGCCAATGGTCGCACGGTGAGGTCAAAAAACCCGAAACCATCAACTACCGCACCCTGAAGCCGGAGAAGGACGGTCTTTTCTGCGAAAAGATCTTCGGTCCCACTCGTGACTGGGAGTGCTACTGCGGTAAGTACAAGCGCATCCGCTATAAGGGCATCATCTGTGAGCGCTGTGGTGTCGAGGTGACCCGTTCCAAGGTCCGGCGTGAGCGCATGGGCCACATCGAACTGGCCGCTCCCGTCACCCACATCTGGTACTTCAAGGGAGTGCCAAGCCGTCTCGGTTACCTGCTTGACCTGGCTCCAAAGGACCTGGAAAAGATCATCTACTTCGCCGCCTTCGTCATCACCGAGGTGGACGAAGAGGCCCGACAGCGTGATCTGCCGACTCTGGAAAACGAGATCGTAGCCGAGAAGCGTGCCATGGAGAAGCAGCGCGACGAGGCCATCGCCAATCGTGGTTCGCAGTTGGAGGCCGACATGGCCGAACTCGAGTCCGAGGGAGCGCGTGCCGACGTCCGCCGTAAGACCAAGGACGCCGGAGAGCGCGAGATGCGCCAGATCCGCGATAAGGCACAGCGGGAGATCGATCGCCTGGACGAGGTTATGGACATGTTCCGTAAGCTCGAAGTGCGCCAGCTGGTCGGCGACGACATGCTGTACCGCGAATTGGATCTTCGCTTCGGCGAATACTTCAAGGGCGGCATGGGCGCTGAGGCCATTTACTCGCTGCTGGAGCGTCTTGACCTGGACGCCGAGGCCGAGTCGTTGCGCGACGTCATCGCCACCGGTAAGGGACAGAAGAAACTGCGTGCTCTCAAGCGCCTGAAGGTGGTGGCCTCGTTCCAGGCCACGGGTAACTCTCCGCTGGGCATGGTGCTGGATTCGGTACCGGTCATTCCGCCGGAGCTGCGCCCCATGGTGCAGTTGGACGGTGGTCGATTCGCTACCGCCGACCTCAATGACCTGTACCGTCGTGTCATCAACCGCAACAACCGTCTGAAGCGGCTCATCGATCTGGGAGCACCCGAGATCATCGTCGCCAACGAAAAGCGTATGTTGCAGGAATCGGTGGACGCCCTGTTCGACAACGGACGTCGCGGTCGTCCGGTTACCGGACCGGGTAACCGTCCGCTGAAGTCCTTGTCCGACATGCTGAAAGGTAAGCAGGGACGTTTCCGTCAGAACCTGTTGGGTAAGCGTGTGGACTACTCCGGTCGTTCGGTGATCGTGGTCGGTCCGCAGCTGAAGCTGCACCAGTGCGGTCTCCCCAAGCAGATGGCGCTGGAGCTGTTCAAGCCCTTCGTCATGAAACGTCTGGTGGACCTCAACCACGCCCAGAACATCAAGAGCGCCAAGCGCATGGTGGAAAGGGCCCGTCCGGTCGTGTGGGACGTCCTTGAAGAGGTCATCGCCGAACACCCGGTGATGCTCAACCGTGCTCCCACGCTGCACCGTCTCGGTATTCAGGCCTTTGAACCACAGTTGGTCGAAGGTAAGGCCATTCAGCTGCACCCGCTCGTATGTACGGCGTTCAACGCCGACTTCGACGGTGACCAGATGGCCGTCCACGTACCGCTGTCGGCCGAGGCTCAGGCGGAGGCGCGCATTCTCATGCTCGCGTCCAACAACATTCTGAAGCCGTCCGACGGTAAACCGGTCGCTCTGCCGACTCAGGACCAGATCATCGGTCTGTACTACCTGAGCCACCAGGAAGACGAGGCTACCGGCGCCGGTCGCGCCTTTGCCTCCGTTTCCGAGGCCATCATGGCTTACGACCGTGGTGAACTGAACATTCAGGCACCGGTGAAGATCCGCCTGACGGAGCTTCCCGGAGTGGACAACGGCCCTGCGGAGGAATGGCAGGCTCCCGAGGATTGGCAGCCTGGACTTCCCGCCGTCGTGAGTACCACTCTCGGGCGTGTGTTCCTGAACGACTGCCTGCCTCCGAACTTCCGTTTCATCAACTATGAGATTCGGAAGGGTCAGCTCTCGGACGTCATTTACGATCTGTCCGAGCACTACTCGAAGGTCGAGCTCGGTGCCTGCCTGGACGCCCTGAAGACGTACGGCTTCAAGTGGGCCGGTTGGTCGGGTGTCACCATCGGTATCGACGACGTCGTTCCGCCGGCGCACAAGGAAGAGATTCTCGGCCGTTACGACGCCGACGCCGCCAAGATCGACAAGCAGTACAACCGTGGTTTGATGACCGCCGAAGAGCGGCGTGGTGAACTCACCGAGATCTGGACCAAGGCGACGTCCGAGGTCATGGACGATCTGGACAAGACCCTGACGACCGATAATCCGCTCTGGCAGATGATCAACTCCGGAGCGCGCGGTAACATGCTGCAGCTGCGGCAGATCGCCGGTATCCGTGGTCTGGTGGCCAACCCGAAGGGTGAGATCATTCCGACTCCGATTAAGTCGTCTCTGCGCGAGGGCTTGACGGTGCTGGAGTACTTCATTTCCACGCACGGTTCCCGTAAGGGTCTGGCCGACACGGCTCTCCGTACCGCGGACTCCGGTTACCTGACTCGTCGTCTCGTGGACGTCTCTCAGGACGTCATTGTTCGGGAAGAGGACTGCGGAACCGATCGCGGTCAGGAATTCGAGATCGCCACTGAGATCGACGGCAAGGTCATCCCGTCCGAGATCAATGAGATTTCGGTCGACGCCCGGTCGCTCGCGACCGACGCCACTGCCGACGGCCAGGTCGTTCTGCCGCGGAACTCCGCGGTCACCAACGACCGTATCGCCGAAATGATCGCCGGCGGCGTCAAGAAGGTCAAGGTGCGGTCGGTTCTGACCTGCGAATCCCGTCAAGGGGTATGTGCTCTCTGCTATGGACGTTCCATGCCGACCGGTACGAAGGTCGACCTGGGTGAAGCGGTCGGTATCATCGCCGCGCAGTCCATCGGTGAGCCCGGTACTCAGCTGACGATGCGTACCTTCCACACCGGTGGTGTGGCCGGGGACGACATCACGCAGGGTCTACCGCGTGTCGCGGAGGTCTTCGAAGCCCGTATTCCGAAGGGTAAGGCGCCCATCGCCGAATCCAGCGGTACGGTTCGCATTGAAGACGCCGAGAAGAGTCGCAAGATCGTCATCACTCCGGACGACGGTTCCGAAGAGGTCGTCGTGGACAAGGTTCCGCGTCGTCTCCGCCTGCGCTACCACGACGGAGACCACGTCACCGTCGGGGAGAAGCTGGTGGAAGGTGCCATCGACCCGCACGAACTGCTGCGTGTACTGGGACCCCGTCAGGTGCAGCGTCACCTGGTGGAGGAAATCCAGAACGTCTACCGTTCGCAGGGTGTGCAGATCCACGACAAACACATCGAGATCATTGTGCGCCAGATGATCAAGCGCATTACGATCATCGATTCCGGTACGTCGGAATTCCTTCCGGGCTCCTTGGTGGACCGGCTGGAGTTCAACGAGGTCAACCGGAGTTTGATCGAAAACGGTGGCGAACCGGCTTCGGGCCGTCCGCAGCTGATGGGTATTACCAAGGCCTCCTTGGCGACCGAGTCGTGGCTCTCGGCGGCCTCCTTCCAGGAGACCACTCGAGTACTGACCGAGGCGGCCATTTCCGGCAAGTCCGATGCGCTTATGGGACTCAAGGAGAACGTCATCCTCGGTAAGCTCATCCCGGCCGGTACCGGGTTGCCGCACTACCGCAATGTGTCGGTGGAACCGTCCGCTGAGGCGAAGGCGGCCGTGTACAGTCTCGGAGGTTACGAGGACAATGCGGCTCCGACCTTCTCCTACGGCGGCGGTGCCGCGGTCAGTCTGGAAGACTCGTATGATCTGGGGACTTACTGA